One Citrobacter amalonaticus genomic window carries:
- the tomB gene encoding Hha toxicity modulator TomB yields MDEYSPKRHDIAQLKFLCETLYHDCLANLEESNHGWVNDPTSAINLQLNELIEHIATFALNYKIKYNEDNKLIEQIDEYLDDTFMLFSSYGINAQDLQKWRKSGNRLFRCFVNATRANPVSLSC; encoded by the coding sequence ATGGATGAATACTCACCCAAAAGACATGATATAGCGCAGCTTAAATTTCTTTGTGAAACGCTTTATCACGACTGTCTTGCAAACCTTGAAGAAAGCAATCATGGCTGGGTTAACGACCCAACCTCGGCGATCAACCTTCAACTCAACGAACTGATAGAGCATATTGCAACCTTCGCACTTAATTATAAAATTAAGTATAATGAGGACAATAAGCTGATTGAGCAGATTGATGAATATCTGGACGACACATTTATGTTGTTCAGCAGTTATGGCATTAATGCGCAGGATCTGCAGAAATGGCGGAAATCAGGTAATCGCTTGTTCCGCTGCTTTGTGAATGCCACCAGAGCTAATCCTGTTAGTTTGTCTTGTTAA
- the acrB gene encoding efflux RND transporter permease AcrB, which produces MPNFFIDRPIFAWVIAIIIMLAGGLAILKLPVAQYPTIAPPAVTISATYPGADAKTVQDTVTQVIEQNMNGIDNLMYMSSNSDSTGTVQITLTFESGTDADIAQVQVQNKLQLAMPLLPQEVQQQGVSVEKSSSSFLMVVGVINTDGTMTQEDISDYVAANMKDTISRTSGVGDVQLFGSQYAMRIWMDPTELNKYQLTPVDVIAAIKAQNAQVAAGQLGGTPPVKGQQLNASIIAQTRLTSTDEFGKILLKVNQDGSQVRLRDVAKVELGGENYDIIAKFNGKPASGLGIKLATGANALDTAAAIRAELVKMEPFFPSGLKIVYPYDTTPFVKISIHEVVKTLAEAIILVFLVMYLFLQNFRATLIPTIAVPVVLLGTFAVLAAFGFSINTLTMFGMVLAIGLLVDDAIVVVENVERVMSEEGLPPKEATRKSMGQIQGALVGIAMVLSAVFIPMAFFGGSTGAIYRQFSITIVSAMALSVLVALILTPALCATMLKPVAKGDHGEGKKGFFGWFNRMFDKSTHHYTDSVGNILRSTGRYLLLYLIIVVGMAFLFVRLPSSFLPDEDQGVFLSMAQLPAGATQERTQKVLDEMTDYFLTKEKSNVESVFAVNGFGFAGRGQNTGIAFVSLKDWADRPGEENKVEAITQRASAAFSQIKDAMVFAFNLPAIVELGTATGFDFQLIDQAGLGHDKLTQARNQLFGEVAKHPDLLVGVRPNGLEDTPQFKIDIDQEKAQALGVSISDINTTLGAAWGGSYVNDFIDRGRVKKVYVMSEAKYRMLPEDIGNWYVRGSDGQMVPFSAFSSSRWEYGSPRLERYNGLPSMEILGQAAPGKSTGEAMAMMEQLASKLPSGIGYDWTGMSYQERLSGNQAPALYAISLIVVFLCLAALYESWSIPFSVMLVVPLGVIGALLAATFRGLTNDVYFQVGLLTTIGLSAKNAILIVEFAKDLMDKEGKGLIEATLDAVRMRLRPILMTSLAFILGVMPLVISSGAGSGAQNAVGTGVMGGMVTATVLAIFFVPVFFVVVRRRFSRKSEDIEHSHSVEHR; this is translated from the coding sequence ATGCCTAATTTCTTTATCGATCGCCCCATATTTGCATGGGTGATCGCCATTATCATCATGTTGGCAGGGGGGCTTGCGATCCTCAAGCTGCCGGTCGCGCAATATCCGACGATTGCGCCGCCCGCAGTGACGATCTCCGCAACCTACCCTGGTGCTGATGCCAAAACCGTGCAGGATACGGTCACGCAGGTTATCGAACAGAATATGAACGGTATCGATAACCTGATGTACATGTCCTCAAACAGTGACTCCACGGGTACCGTGCAGATCACCCTGACGTTTGAATCCGGTACGGATGCAGATATCGCGCAGGTTCAGGTGCAGAACAAACTGCAGCTGGCGATGCCGTTGCTGCCGCAGGAAGTACAACAACAGGGTGTAAGCGTTGAGAAGTCGTCCAGTAGCTTCCTGATGGTTGTCGGGGTTATCAATACCGACGGCACCATGACGCAGGAAGATATTTCGGATTACGTCGCCGCCAACATGAAAGACACCATCAGCCGTACTTCCGGCGTAGGTGACGTTCAGCTGTTTGGTTCGCAGTATGCGATGCGTATCTGGATGGACCCGACCGAACTCAACAAGTATCAGTTAACCCCGGTTGATGTCATTGCGGCCATCAAAGCGCAGAACGCCCAGGTCGCAGCCGGTCAGTTAGGCGGTACGCCGCCGGTGAAAGGCCAGCAGCTCAACGCATCGATTATTGCCCAGACCCGTCTGACGTCAACCGACGAGTTCGGCAAAATCCTGCTGAAAGTGAACCAGGATGGCTCTCAGGTTCGTCTGCGCGACGTCGCGAAAGTTGAACTGGGCGGCGAGAACTACGACATCATCGCGAAGTTCAACGGTAAACCGGCCTCCGGCCTGGGGATCAAACTGGCAACCGGTGCGAACGCGCTGGATACCGCCGCGGCGATCCGTGCCGAACTGGTGAAGATGGAACCGTTCTTCCCGTCAGGTCTGAAAATCGTTTACCCGTATGACACCACCCCGTTCGTGAAAATCTCTATTCACGAAGTGGTGAAAACGCTGGCGGAAGCGATCATCCTCGTGTTCCTCGTGATGTATCTGTTCCTGCAGAACTTCCGCGCGACGCTGATCCCGACCATTGCGGTGCCGGTCGTTCTGTTGGGGACCTTTGCGGTACTTGCCGCTTTTGGCTTCTCGATAAACACCCTGACGATGTTCGGGATGGTGCTCGCCATCGGCCTGTTGGTGGATGACGCCATCGTGGTGGTCGAGAACGTCGAACGTGTTATGTCCGAAGAGGGGTTACCGCCGAAGGAAGCCACGCGTAAATCCATGGGCCAGATTCAGGGCGCACTGGTGGGTATCGCGATGGTGCTGTCTGCGGTATTTATCCCGATGGCCTTCTTTGGTGGATCTACCGGTGCGATTTATCGTCAGTTCTCCATCACCATTGTGTCCGCAATGGCGCTGTCCGTACTGGTTGCGTTAATCCTGACGCCGGCGCTGTGCGCCACCATGCTTAAACCGGTTGCCAAAGGCGACCACGGTGAAGGCAAAAAAGGCTTCTTCGGCTGGTTTAACCGCATGTTCGATAAGAGCACGCACCATTACACCGACAGCGTGGGTAATATTCTGCGTAGCACCGGTCGTTATCTGCTGCTGTATCTGATCATCGTGGTCGGCATGGCGTTCCTGTTCGTCCGTCTGCCAAGCTCCTTCCTGCCGGACGAAGACCAGGGCGTATTCCTCAGCATGGCCCAGTTGCCTGCGGGTGCGACCCAGGAACGTACGCAGAAAGTGCTTGATGAGATGACCGACTACTTCCTTACCAAAGAGAAGAGCAACGTTGAATCGGTGTTTGCGGTTAACGGCTTCGGCTTTGCAGGTCGTGGTCAGAACACCGGTATCGCGTTCGTCTCGTTGAAAGACTGGGCTGACCGTCCGGGCGAAGAGAACAAGGTTGAAGCCATTACCCAACGCGCTTCTGCCGCCTTCTCGCAGATTAAAGACGCCATGGTATTCGCCTTTAACCTGCCCGCGATTGTGGAACTGGGTACCGCGACCGGTTTTGACTTCCAGTTGATTGACCAGGCGGGACTCGGTCACGACAAACTGACCCAGGCGCGTAACCAGTTGTTCGGCGAAGTGGCAAAACATCCGGATCTGCTGGTCGGCGTTCGTCCGAACGGTCTGGAAGATACGCCGCAGTTCAAGATTGATATCGACCAGGAAAAAGCACAGGCGCTGGGTGTTTCCATTAGCGACATTAATACCACGCTGGGTGCCGCATGGGGCGGAAGCTATGTGAACGACTTTATCGACCGTGGTCGTGTGAAGAAAGTTTACGTCATGTCCGAAGCCAAATACCGTATGTTGCCGGAAGATATCGGTAACTGGTATGTGCGCGGCAGCGATGGTCAGATGGTGCCGTTCTCCGCCTTCTCGTCCTCACGCTGGGAATACGGTTCACCGCGTCTGGAACGCTATAACGGTCTGCCTTCTATGGAGATCTTAGGTCAGGCGGCACCGGGTAAGAGTACCGGTGAAGCGATGGCGATGATGGAGCAGTTGGCCAGTAAGCTGCCATCCGGTATCGGCTACGACTGGACGGGGATGTCCTACCAGGAACGGCTGTCCGGTAACCAGGCCCCTGCCCTGTATGCCATCTCACTGATCGTCGTCTTCCTGTGTCTGGCGGCGTTGTATGAGAGCTGGTCTATTCCGTTCTCCGTAATGCTGGTGGTTCCGCTGGGGGTTATTGGTGCGCTGTTGGCGGCCACTTTCCGCGGCCTGACCAACGACGTTTACTTCCAGGTGGGCCTGCTCACAACCATTGGGTTGTCGGCGAAGAACGCGATACTGATCGTCGAATTCGCCAAAGATCTGATGGATAAAGAGGGCAAAGGCCTGATTGAAGCAACGCTGGATGCGGTTCGTATGCGTTTACGTCCGATCCTCATGACATCTCTGGCGTTCATTCTGGGCGTTATGCCACTGGTTATCAGCTCCGGTGCCGGTTCCGGCGCACAGAACGCCGTAGGTACTGGCGTAATGGGCGGGATGGTCACCGCAACGGTTCTGGCTATCTTCTTCGTCCCGGTCTTCTTTGTGGTGGTACGCCGCCGCTTCAGCCGGAAAAGTGAAGATATTGAACACAGCCATTCCGTAGAACATCGCTGA
- the ykgO gene encoding type B 50S ribosomal protein L36 codes for MQVLNSLRSAKQRHPDCQIVKRKGRLYVICKSNPRFKAVQGRKKRR; via the coding sequence ATGCAGGTCTTGAATTCATTACGTAGCGCAAAGCAGCGCCATCCGGACTGTCAGATAGTAAAACGGAAAGGGCGTTTATATGTGATTTGTAAGAGCAACCCGCGTTTTAAAGCGGTACAGGGAAGGAAAAAACGGCGTTAG
- a CDS encoding YlaC family protein, with protein MTEIQRLLTETIDELNVREKRDNKPRFSISFIRKHPGLFIGMYVAWFATLAVMLQSETLVDSVWLLVVLFVILNGFFFFDVAPRYRYEDIDVLDFRVCYNGEWYNTRFVPSALISTILHSPRVDDERKAQLQKMLTRKGELSFYDIFTIARAEATP; from the coding sequence ATGACAGAAATACAACGCCTGCTCACTGAAACCATCGACGAACTGAACGTGCGTGAGAAGCGCGATAATAAGCCCCGCTTTAGCATCAGCTTTATTCGCAAACATCCTGGTTTGTTTATTGGGATGTATGTTGCATGGTTTGCGACGCTGGCAGTCATGCTGCAATCAGAAACGCTGGTCGACTCCGTCTGGCTGCTGGTGGTGCTGTTTGTCATCCTCAACGGTTTTTTCTTTTTTGATGTCGCCCCGCGCTATCGCTATGAAGATATCGACGTGCTGGATTTCAGAGTGTGTTACAACGGCGAATGGTACAACACCCGGTTTGTGCCTTCCGCGCTGATTAGCACCATCCTTCACTCCCCCCGTGTTGACGATGAACGCAAAGCGCAATTACAGAAGATGTTGACGCGTAAGGGCGAACTGTCGTTTTACGATATCTTCACCATTGCCCGCGCGGAAGCCACGCCATAA
- the maa gene encoding maltose O-acetyltransferase yields MSEEKRKMIAGERYHPADETLRHDRLQARRFVHRYNHTAPDEKAERLAILHALLGQCDRPYIEPSFRCDYGYNIFLGKAFYANFDCVMLDVCPIHIGDNCMLAPGVHIYTATHPLDATERNSGLEFGKPVTIGNNVWIGGRAVINPGVSIGDNVVVASGAVVTKSVPANVVVGGNPARIIKTL; encoded by the coding sequence ATGAGTGAAGAGAAGCGGAAAATGATAGCGGGTGAACGGTATCACCCGGCAGATGAGACCCTGCGCCATGACCGATTGCAGGCACGTCGGTTTGTTCACCGCTACAATCACACCGCCCCGGATGAAAAGGCCGAACGACTGGCTATTCTCCACGCCCTGTTAGGCCAGTGCGACCGGCCTTACATCGAGCCGTCATTCCGCTGTGACTACGGTTATAATATCTTCCTGGGTAAAGCATTTTACGCCAACTTCGACTGCGTCATGCTTGACGTCTGCCCCATTCATATTGGTGATAACTGCATGCTGGCTCCCGGCGTGCATATCTATACCGCCACGCACCCGCTGGATGCGACAGAGCGCAATAGCGGACTGGAATTCGGCAAACCCGTCACGATTGGCAATAATGTCTGGATTGGTGGGCGTGCAGTCATTAATCCCGGCGTCAGCATTGGTGACAATGTGGTGGTTGCCTCCGGCGCCGTCGTGACCAAAAGCGTACCCGCTAACGTCGTGGTGGGTGGTAATCCGGCTCGGATTATTAAAACACTGTAA
- a CDS encoding EAL domain-containing protein gives MRTRHLVSLVTGVLILAVLVPVGLSVWLAHRQVEKKFIEELDTYSSRVSERTERVVAQAKQALQQISAVNSAPCSREHLLAMRRLSFSYRYVQEVLYLRNNMPVCSSLEQESYTSAFPPPMKITNDGYRAWFTAHNDLGIERYMAALGYGDYIVMIDPASFIDVVPFGAWQIDVAIIGVKHNTVIASSSALAPNILQFTQETTPRHLESHGIIYEIRPFPEMGITIVSWASTLPLQKIWYRQALIWVPAGTLIGLLAAAFILRILRRLQSPHHRLQDAINNRDIKVHYQPIISLSTGKIVGAEALARWPQTDGSYLSPDIFIPLAEQTGLTEPLTRLIIETVFEDMGQWLKQHPEQHISINIEAADLASEKLPTLLSKLLNRYQLAPSQIALELTERGFADPKTSSPIVARYRKAGHAIYIDDFGTGYSSLSYLQNLDVDILKIDKSFVDALEYKNVTPHIIEMAKTLKLKMVAEGIETANQEDWLRQHGVHYGQGWLYSKALPKEAFILWAEKRL, from the coding sequence GTGAGAACACGACATCTGGTCAGTCTGGTGACAGGAGTGCTTATCCTCGCCGTGTTGGTTCCGGTCGGTTTGAGTGTTTGGCTCGCTCATCGCCAGGTCGAGAAGAAATTCATCGAGGAACTGGATACCTACTCATCGCGCGTTTCTGAACGTACTGAACGCGTGGTAGCCCAGGCAAAACAGGCATTGCAGCAGATTAGCGCCGTGAATAGCGCGCCTTGCTCGCGTGAACACTTACTGGCGATGCGGAGACTCTCCTTCAGCTATCGTTATGTCCAGGAAGTGCTGTATCTGCGCAACAACATGCCGGTTTGCTCATCCCTGGAGCAGGAAAGTTATACTTCGGCCTTCCCTCCGCCCATGAAAATCACTAACGATGGCTACCGCGCCTGGTTTACCGCGCATAACGATCTGGGGATCGAGCGCTACATGGCAGCACTGGGCTATGGCGACTATATCGTGATGATTGATCCCGCCTCTTTTATCGACGTGGTTCCTTTTGGCGCCTGGCAGATCGATGTCGCGATTATTGGCGTAAAACACAATACCGTCATTGCCAGCAGCAGCGCGCTCGCACCGAATATTCTGCAATTTACTCAGGAAACCACGCCTCGCCACCTGGAAAGCCATGGCATTATTTATGAAATTCGCCCTTTCCCGGAGATGGGCATTACCATTGTCAGTTGGGCGTCGACCCTCCCACTACAAAAAATTTGGTACCGGCAGGCGCTGATCTGGGTTCCCGCCGGCACGCTGATCGGTCTGCTGGCCGCCGCCTTTATTCTGCGCATTCTGCGCCGTCTCCAGTCTCCCCATCACCGATTGCAGGATGCCATCAATAACCGGGACATTAAGGTTCACTACCAACCCATTATTTCGTTATCCACCGGGAAAATCGTCGGGGCTGAAGCGCTGGCACGCTGGCCGCAAACCGACGGCAGCTACCTGTCACCCGACATTTTTATCCCCCTGGCCGAACAGACCGGGCTTACCGAACCACTCACTCGTTTAATTATCGAAACGGTGTTTGAGGATATGGGGCAATGGCTGAAGCAGCATCCCGAACAGCATATTTCCATTAATATTGAAGCGGCGGATCTCGCCTCTGAAAAGCTCCCGACGTTGCTCAGTAAACTGCTTAACCGGTATCAGCTTGCCCCCTCACAGATAGCTCTGGAACTGACGGAACGGGGATTTGCCGATCCGAAAACCAGTTCACCCATTGTCGCCCGCTACCGTAAGGCGGGACATGCCATCTATATTGATGATTTTGGCACCGGCTATTCCAGCCTCAGCTATTTGCAGAATCTGGACGTGGATATCCTGAAAATCGACAAATCGTTTGTCGATGCCCTGGAGTACAAAAACGTGACGCCGCATATCATCGAAATGGCCAAAACACTGAAGCTGAAAATGGTGGCGGAAGGGATTGAAACGGCTAATCAGGAAGACTGGCTGCGCCAGCACGGCGTCCACTACGGGCAGGGCTGGCTTTACAGCAAAGCGCTGCCCAAAGAAGCATTTATTCTGTGGGCGGAAAAACGCTTATAA
- a CDS encoding HHA domain-containing protein codes for MSDKPLTKTDYLMRLRRCQTIDTLERVIEKNKYELSDNELAVFYSAADHRLAELTMNKLYDKIPSSVWKFIR; via the coding sequence ATGTCCGATAAACCATTAACTAAAACTGATTATTTGATGCGTTTGCGACGCTGTCAGACAATTGACACGCTTGAGCGCGTGATCGAGAAAAATAAATATGAATTATCTGACAATGAACTGGCTGTATTTTACTCAGCCGCCGATCACCGTCTCGCAGAATTGACGATGAATAAACTTTACGACAAGATCCCCTCCTCCGTCTGGAAATTCATTCGTTAA